From a single Acidimicrobiales bacterium genomic region:
- a CDS encoding CoA transferase, with protein sequence MPDEVLFDGLKVVELAGDPGGEMVGKLLAEMGADVVKVEPPGGSPTRAVGPFVDGRDGPDHSLSFWYYNVDKRSVVLDTATEDGRARLFALLAGADVCITTMRPPEAEAAGLTAERLREAGEGLVVLSVTPFGLDGPWRDRLSSDLVGLALGTPLNSCGYDDHSIPPIRPGGDQGYQSAASFGLIGVLLALLERQRTGQGQVVDVGMHDVLAVSAELANPYWFYPRVVVHRQTCRHAQPTPTAPALFQCGDGRYVYFVLFVVDQKAWHALLEWMDTKDVAVDLHEPEYADPMYRQANFGHIQELVEVFFLLQTADEAYHDGQARGLPIGPVNSPDDVLSDEHLEARGFFVEVEHDDVPPARYPGVPFRFSAYGSAPMRRAPKLGEHDAEVFGGV encoded by the coding sequence ATGCCCGACGAGGTGCTGTTCGACGGCCTGAAGGTCGTCGAGCTGGCCGGCGACCCGGGCGGCGAGATGGTCGGGAAGCTGCTCGCCGAGATGGGCGCCGACGTCGTGAAGGTCGAGCCGCCCGGGGGGTCGCCGACGAGGGCGGTCGGCCCGTTCGTGGACGGCCGCGACGGCCCCGACCACTCGCTCAGCTTCTGGTACTACAACGTCGACAAGCGCAGCGTCGTGCTCGACACGGCCACCGAGGACGGCCGGGCCCGGCTGTTCGCCCTCCTCGCCGGCGCGGACGTGTGCATCACGACGATGCGCCCGCCCGAGGCCGAGGCCGCCGGGCTGACCGCCGAGCGCCTGAGGGAGGCGGGCGAGGGGCTCGTCGTCCTCTCGGTCACCCCGTTCGGGCTCGACGGACCGTGGCGCGACCGGCTGAGCTCGGACCTCGTCGGCCTCGCCCTCGGCACCCCGCTCAACAGCTGCGGCTACGACGACCACTCGATCCCGCCGATCCGGCCGGGCGGCGACCAGGGCTACCAGTCGGCCGCCAGCTTCGGGCTCATCGGCGTGCTGCTCGCCCTGCTCGAGCGCCAGCGCACCGGCCAGGGGCAGGTCGTCGACGTCGGCATGCACGACGTGCTCGCCGTCAGCGCCGAGCTGGCCAACCCGTACTGGTTCTATCCCCGCGTCGTCGTCCACCGGCAGACGTGCCGGCACGCGCAGCCGACGCCGACCGCGCCGGCGCTGTTCCAGTGCGGCGACGGTCGCTACGTCTACTTCGTGCTCTTCGTCGTCGACCAGAAGGCGTGGCACGCCCTGCTCGAGTGGATGGACACCAAGGACGTGGCCGTCGACCTGCACGAGCCCGAGTACGCCGACCCGATGTACCGCCAGGCCAACTTCGGCCACATCCAGGAGCTGGTCGAGGTGTTCTTCCTGCTCCAGACGGCCGACGAGGCCTACCACGACGGCCAGGCCAGGGGCCTGCCCATCGGCCCCGTGAACTCGCCCGACGACGTGCTCTCCGACGAGCACCTCGAGGCGCGGGGGTTCTTCGTCGAGGTCGAGCACGACGACGTGCCGCCGGCCCGGTACCCGGGGGTGCCGTTCCGGTTCTCGGCGTACGGCTCGGCGCCGATGCGGCGGGCGCCGAAGCTCGGCGAGCACGACGCGGAGGTG